Proteins encoded within one genomic window of Acidobacteriota bacterium:
- the tsaE gene encoding tRNA (adenosine(37)-N6)-threonylcarbamoyltransferase complex ATPase subunit type 1 TsaE has translation MSTTSLTWTSTDEPQTELAGEALARHLVGGEVLSLTGTLGAGKTVFVRGLARGLGLPGEPVCSPSFVLATLHEGRPGLLHVDLYRLADGAGIDDLGIEEAMEERHVVAVEWGERLPAWLAPHAWRIRIELEGDVRRITADPPRKDYSRR, from the coding sequence GTGAGCACCACGTCGCTGACCTGGACGAGCACCGACGAGCCACAGACCGAGCTGGCCGGCGAGGCCCTCGCCCGGCACCTCGTGGGGGGCGAAGTGCTTTCCCTGACGGGAACCCTCGGTGCGGGCAAGACCGTCTTCGTACGCGGCCTGGCCCGCGGCCTGGGGCTCCCGGGCGAGCCGGTCTGCTCGCCGTCCTTCGTGCTGGCCACCTTGCACGAGGGACGGCCCGGCCTGCTCCACGTCGACCTCTACCGGCTGGCCGACGGCGCCGGGATCGACGACCTGGGCATCGAAGAAGCGATGGAGGAGCGGCACGTGGTCGCCGTCGAATGGGGTGAGCGGCTGCCGGCCTGGCTCGCCCCCCATGCCTGGAGGATTCGTATCGAGCTGGAGGGCGACGTGCGGCGGATCACCGCCGATCCGCCCCGCAAGGACTACTCCAGGCGGTAG